A genomic region of Aspergillus oryzae RIB40 DNA, chromosome 1 contains the following coding sequences:
- a CDS encoding pyruvate kinase CDC19 (pyruvate kinase), protein MAASSSLDHLSNRMKLEWHSKLNTEMVPAKNFRRTSIIGTIGPKTNSVEKINALRRSGLNVVRMNFSHGSYEYHQSVIDNAREAARVQTGRPLAIALDTKGPEIRTGNTTDDKDIPIKEGHELNITTDEKYANASDDQNMYLDYKNITNVIAPGKLIYVDDGILSFQVLEVVDDKTLRVKCLNNGNISSRKGVNLPGTDVDLPALSEKDISDLKFGVKNGVDMIFASFIRRGSDIRHIRDVLGEEGKEIQIIAKIENQQGVNNFDEILEETDGVMVARGDLGIEIPAPKVFIAQKMMIAKCNIKGKPVICATQMLESMTYNPRPTRAEVSDVANAVLDGADCVMLSGETAKGSYPCEAVKMMSETCLLAEVAIPHFNVFDELRNLAPRPTDTVESIAMAAVSASLELNAGAIVVLTTSGNTARLLSKYRPVCPILMVTRNPRASRYSHLYRGVWPFLFPENKPDFNVKIWQEDVDRRLKWAISHGIKLGIINKGDNIVCVQGWRGGQGHTNTVRVVPAEENLGLIE, encoded by the exons ATGGCCGCCAGCAGTTCTCTCGACCATTTGAGCAACCGTATGAAGCTGGAGTGGCACTCCAAGCTGAACACGGAGATGGTGCCCGCGAAGAACTTCCGCCGCACCTCCATCATTGGCACCATTG GCCCTAAGACCAActcggtggagaagatcaacgcTCTCCGCAGAT CCGGTCTCAATGTTGTTCGTATGAACTTCTCCCACGGTTCGTATGAG TACCACCAGTCCGTTATCGACAACGCCCGTGAGGCCGCCAGAGTCCAGACCGGACGTCCCCTCGCCATTGCTCTTGATACC AAAGGACCTGAAATCCGTACTGGAAACACTACCGATGATAAGGATATCCCCATCAAGGAGGGTCACGAGCTCAACATCACCACTGATGAGAAGTACGCTAATGCTAGCGACGACCAGAACAT GTACCTGGACTATAAGAACATTACCAATGTGATCGCTCCCGGAAAGCTCATCTATGTCGACGATGGTATCCTCTCCTTCCAGGTTCTGGAGGTCGTTGACGACAAGACCCTGCGCGTCAAGTGTCTTAACAATGGCAACATCTCCTCTCGCAAGGGTGTTAACCTGCCCGGCACCGATGTTGACCTTCCCGCCCTTTCCGAGAAGGATATCAGTGATCTCAAGTTCGGTGTCAAGAACGGCGTCGACATGATCTTTGCCTCGTTCATTCGTCGGGGAAGTGACATCCGCCACATTCGTGACGTGTTGGGTGAAGAGGGTAAGGAGATTCAGATCATCGCCAAGATTGAGAACCAGCAGGGTGTCAACAACTTCGACGAGATTCTCGAGGAGACTGACGGTGTTATGGTCGCCCGTGGTGATCTTGGTATCGAAATCCCCGCCCCCAAGGTCTTCATCGctcagaagatgatgatcgccAAGTGCAACATCAAGGGCAAGCCTGTCATCTGTGCCACTCAAATGCTCGAGTCCATGACATACAACCCTCGCCCCACTCGTGCCGAGGTGTCCGATGTCGCTAACGCTGTTCTTGACGGAGCCGACTGTGTCATGCTTTCTGGTGAGACCGCTAAGGGCTCATACCCTTGTGAGGCTGTTAAGATGATGAGCGAGACCTGTTTGCTCGCCGAGGTTGCCATTCCCCACTTCAATGTCTTTGACGAGTTGCGCAACCTCGCTCCCCGCCCCACTGATACTGTGGAAtccatcgccatggctgccgtTAGCGCCAGTCTTGAGCTTAACGCCGGTGCCATTGTTGTCTTGACCACCAG TGGTAACACTGCTCGCCTTCTTTCCAAGTACCGCCCTGTGTGCCCCATCCTGATGGTCACCCGTAACCCTAGAGCTTCGAGG TATTCTCACCTCTACCGTGGTGTCTGgcccttcctcttccccgagAACAAGCCCGACTTCAACGTCAAGATCTGGCAGGAGGACGTTGACCGCCGTCTCAAGTGGGCTATCTCCCACGGTATCAAGCTCGGTATCATCAACAAGGGAGACAACATTGTCTGTGTCCAGGGTTGGCGCGGAGGCCAGGGCCACACCAACACCGTCCGTGTGGTCCCAGCTGAGGAGAACCTTGGTCTGATTGAGTAA